A genomic stretch from Mycobacterium paraterrae includes:
- a CDS encoding biotin/lipoyl-binding carrier protein produces MAEDVRAEIVASVLEVVVHEGDQIGEGDTLVLLESMKMEIPVLAEVAGTVSKVSVSVGDVIQAGDLIAVIS; encoded by the coding sequence ATGGCCGAGGACGTGCGGGCAGAGATCGTGGCCAGCGTGCTCGAGGTCGTGGTCCACGAGGGCGACCAGATCGGCGAGGGCGACACCTTGGTGCTTCTCGAGTCGATGAAGATGGAAATTCCCGTTCTGGCCGAGGTCGCCGGAACGGTCAGCAAGGTGAGCGTGTCGGTCGGAGACGTCATCCAGGCCGGCGATCTTATCGCTGTGATCAGCTAG
- a CDS encoding sensor histidine kinase, with product MSTLGDLLAEHTVLPGNAVDHLHAVVGEWQLLADLSFADYLMWVRRDDGSLVCVAQCRPNTAPTVLLRDAVGTVLDADRMPPISAAFESGDIRLESAAGQQYSWQQTGVNIEAVPVRYGDAVVAVLTHQTAVAETPKSSQLETAYLDCAADLVQMLSEGTFPNVGDLAMSRSSPRVGDGFIRLDVGGVVSYASPNALSAYHRMGLTSELEGHNLIAITRPLISDPFEAHELAEHVLNSLRGGASMRIEVDAGGAAVLLRTIPLVLNGAAAGAAVLVRDVTEIKRRDRALMSKDATIREIHHRVKNNLQTVAALLRLQARRTTNAEGREALIESVRRVSSIALVHDALSMSVDEEVNLDEVIDRILPIMNDVATVDTPIRINRAGVLGVLDSDRATALIMVITELVQNAIEHAFDTAACEAGSGGGAVTIRAERSARWLDVVVHDNGRGLPEGFSIEQSDRLGLQIVRTLVSAELDGSLNMHDAPEGGTDVVLRVPIGRRARATH from the coding sequence ATGTCGACCCTCGGTGACCTGCTCGCCGAACACACCGTCCTGCCGGGCAATGCCGTAGACCATCTGCACGCGGTGGTAGGCGAGTGGCAGCTGCTCGCCGACTTGTCCTTCGCCGATTACCTGATGTGGGTTCGCCGCGACGACGGTTCGCTGGTCTGCGTCGCGCAGTGCCGACCCAACACCGCACCGACCGTGCTGTTGCGCGATGCGGTGGGAACCGTGCTCGACGCCGACCGCATGCCGCCGATTTCCGCGGCCTTCGAGTCCGGCGATATCCGATTGGAAAGCGCTGCCGGACAACAATATTCGTGGCAACAAACGGGCGTGAACATCGAAGCGGTACCGGTGCGCTATGGCGACGCGGTGGTTGCGGTACTCACCCACCAGACCGCCGTGGCCGAGACTCCCAAATCCAGCCAATTGGAGACCGCCTACCTCGACTGCGCGGCCGACCTCGTCCAGATGCTGTCGGAGGGCACCTTTCCCAACGTGGGTGACCTGGCGATGTCACGCTCGAGCCCGCGGGTCGGTGACGGCTTCATCCGACTCGACGTCGGGGGTGTGGTCTCCTATGCCAGCCCCAACGCCTTGTCCGCCTACCACCGGATGGGCCTGACGTCGGAGTTGGAGGGGCACAACCTGATCGCGATCACCCGACCGCTGATCTCCGACCCATTCGAGGCCCACGAACTCGCCGAGCATGTGCTCAACTCGCTGCGCGGCGGGGCCAGCATGCGGATCGAGGTTGATGCCGGCGGAGCCGCGGTGCTGCTGCGCACTATTCCGTTGGTGCTCAACGGGGCGGCGGCCGGCGCCGCGGTATTGGTCCGCGACGTCACGGAGATCAAACGCCGGGATCGGGCACTGATGTCGAAAGACGCCACCATCCGGGAGATCCACCACCGGGTGAAGAACAACCTTCAGACGGTCGCTGCGCTGCTGCGTCTGCAGGCCCGCCGGACCACCAACGCAGAAGGCCGAGAGGCGCTGATCGAATCGGTACGACGGGTGTCGTCGATCGCATTGGTGCACGACGCACTGTCGATGTCGGTCGACGAGGAGGTCAACCTCGACGAAGTGATCGACCGCATCCTGCCGATCATGAACGACGTCGCGACGGTGGACACCCCGATTCGGATCAACCGCGCCGGCGTGCTGGGCGTCCTGGACTCCGACCGGGCGACCGCGCTGATCATGGTCATCACCGAACTCGTCCAGAACGCCATCGAGCATGCTTTCGATACGGCCGCCTGCGAGGCGGGGTCGGGCGGCGGGGCGGTGACGATCCGCGCCGAACGGTCCGCGCGCTGGCTCGACGTCGTCGTACACGACAACGGCCGCGGGCTGCCCGAGGGATTCAGCATCGAGCAGTCCGATCGACTCGGCCTGCAGATCGTCCGCACGCTGGTCTCGGCCGAACTCGACGGCTCGCTGAACATGCATGATGCCCCTGAAGGCGGCACGGACGTGGTGTTGCGGGTCCCGATCGGGCGTCGCGCACGGGCCACGCATTAG
- the whiB1 gene encoding transcriptional regulator WhiB1, whose product MDWRHTAVCRDEDPELFFPVGNSGPALAQIADAKLVCNRCPVTTECLSWALSTGQDSGVWGGMSEDERRALKRRNARTKARTGV is encoded by the coding sequence ATGGATTGGCGCCACACAGCGGTCTGTCGCGACGAGGACCCGGAGCTGTTCTTCCCTGTCGGGAACAGCGGTCCGGCCCTTGCACAGATCGCCGACGCGAAACTGGTCTGTAACCGCTGCCCGGTAACCACGGAGTGCCTGTCGTGGGCGCTCAGCACCGGGCAGGACTCTGGCGTCTGGGGTGGGATGAGCGAAGACGAGCGGCGTGCACTGAAGCGTCGCAACGCTCGGACGAAGGCCCGTACCGGAGTCTGA
- a CDS encoding diacylglycerol/lipid kinase family protein, producing the protein MRAVLVVNPTATSTTTAGRDLLTHALASRLELTVEHTRHRGHGGEIAQAAVQDGVDLVVVHGGDGTVSNVVNGLLGKPGNGLPTGHVPALAIVPGGSANVTARSLGIPPGPIDATNQLIWLLDKYGPEKQWRRIGLIDCGEQWAVLNAGMGVDAEAVAKVEAQREKGRKVTPTRYILAATRATIGYSRKPPRLTVEVSGRAPVTGTYFVFVSNSSPWTYADARPMCTNPTTSFESGLGVFGVTRLKVVPSLRLVGQMFAKEPKIAGKQVVREDNADWVRVTCADPPMASQIDGDYLGLREGMTFRSVPDALDVVAPPAKKAL; encoded by the coding sequence ATGCGCGCCGTGCTGGTCGTCAACCCGACCGCTACCTCGACCACTACGGCCGGCCGCGATCTGCTCACGCATGCACTCGCCAGCCGCCTTGAGCTGACCGTCGAGCACACCCGGCACCGCGGCCACGGCGGCGAGATCGCGCAAGCCGCCGTCCAGGACGGCGTCGACCTGGTCGTCGTCCACGGCGGTGACGGCACCGTGAGCAATGTGGTGAATGGCCTGCTGGGCAAGCCCGGCAACGGGTTGCCCACCGGACACGTCCCGGCGCTGGCGATCGTGCCGGGCGGATCGGCGAACGTGACGGCGCGCTCGCTAGGCATTCCGCCAGGCCCTATCGACGCCACCAACCAGCTGATTTGGCTGCTCGACAAGTACGGCCCCGAAAAGCAGTGGCGCCGAATCGGCCTGATCGACTGCGGCGAGCAGTGGGCGGTGCTGAACGCCGGCATGGGCGTCGACGCCGAGGCGGTGGCGAAGGTGGAGGCCCAGCGCGAGAAGGGCCGCAAGGTCACGCCGACCCGCTACATCCTGGCTGCGACACGAGCCACCATCGGCTACTCCCGTAAACCCCCGCGCCTCACCGTGGAGGTGTCCGGTCGTGCGCCCGTGACCGGCACGTATTTCGTGTTCGTGTCGAACTCCAGCCCGTGGACCTACGCCGACGCCCGACCGATGTGCACCAACCCCACGACCAGCTTCGAGTCCGGGCTGGGCGTCTTCGGCGTCACCCGGTTGAAGGTGGTGCCGAGCCTGCGACTGGTCGGCCAAATGTTCGCCAAGGAACCCAAGATCGCGGGCAAGCAGGTCGTTCGCGAGGACAACGCGGACTGGGTTCGGGTGACATGCGCCGATCCGCCCATGGCGAGCCAAATCGACGGCGACTACCTGGGCCTGCGCGAGGGAATGACATTCCGCTCGGTTCCCGACGCCCTTGATGTGGTCGCACCGCCTGCAAAAAAGGCCCTCTGA
- a CDS encoding GNAT family N-acetyltransferase: protein MTHIRRAEPADVAAITAMIHDLAAFEKAPDQCTVVEKQIETALFGEPTTLHAHVAEVDGEVAAMALWFLNFSTWDGVAGIYLEDLFVRPRFRRLGLARALLAALAKECVDNHYTRLAWAVLNWNTDAITLYDAVGGQPQTEWTTYRVSGSALAELAGSD from the coding sequence ATGACGCACATCCGCCGCGCCGAACCCGCCGATGTCGCGGCGATCACCGCCATGATCCACGATTTGGCGGCCTTCGAAAAGGCCCCAGATCAGTGCACGGTGGTTGAAAAACAAATCGAGACAGCACTTTTCGGAGAGCCGACCACGCTTCACGCGCACGTAGCAGAGGTAGACGGCGAAGTCGCTGCAATGGCGCTGTGGTTTTTGAACTTCTCGACGTGGGACGGCGTCGCGGGCATCTACCTCGAAGACCTGTTCGTGCGACCCCGATTTCGCCGCCTCGGGCTGGCCCGCGCACTGCTGGCCGCGTTGGCGAAGGAATGCGTGGACAACCACTACACCCGACTGGCGTGGGCCGTGCTGAACTGGAACACCGACGCGATCACGCTGTACGACGCGGTCGGCGGCCAGCCGCAGACCGAGTGGACTACCTATCGGGTGTCGGGTTCGGCGCTGGCAGAACTGGCCGGCTCGGATTGA
- a CDS encoding isochorismate synthase: MTADPPFVLCGPPGVLIADGVQACYQDVAAAQSALRSGETPIVLGALAFDVHGPAALIAPRSVQHAEALPAWPIGPLPPVRVTGAIPEPDEHRARIRRACDELTAAGSTLQKVVLARALRLTADGPLDARIILRRLVDNDPAAYGYLVDLSAAGGAYQDTALVGATPELLVARDGDRVTCQPFAGSAPRAADPELDAAAGAALAESAKDRHEHQLVIGTMAQALRPLCSELTIAPRPTLSRTSALWHLSTPITGRLRDTSTTAIDLTLALHPTPAVGGVPTDAAARLIRALEGDRGFYAGAVGWCDARGDGRWVVTIRGAQLSADRRSALAHAGGGIVAESDPDGEVAETTTKFITILTALGVQR, from the coding sequence ATGACGGCTGATCCACCGTTTGTGCTCTGCGGGCCGCCCGGCGTACTGATCGCCGACGGCGTGCAAGCTTGTTATCAAGACGTCGCCGCCGCCCAGTCGGCGCTTCGCTCGGGTGAGACTCCAATAGTGTTGGGCGCGTTGGCTTTCGACGTTCACGGCCCGGCCGCGTTGATCGCGCCCAGGTCAGTTCAGCATGCCGAAGCGCTGCCCGCCTGGCCGATCGGGCCGCTACCTCCAGTCCGGGTCACCGGCGCTATCCCGGAGCCCGACGAACACCGCGCCCGTATCCGGCGCGCGTGCGACGAACTGACGGCAGCGGGCAGCACGCTGCAGAAGGTGGTGCTGGCGCGCGCACTGCGGTTGACGGCCGACGGCCCGCTGGACGCCCGGATCATCCTGCGCCGCCTCGTCGACAACGACCCGGCGGCCTACGGCTACCTCGTCGATCTGTCGGCGGCCGGCGGCGCCTACCAAGACACCGCCCTGGTAGGCGCGACGCCCGAGTTGCTGGTCGCCCGCGACGGCGATCGGGTGACCTGCCAGCCATTCGCCGGCTCGGCACCGCGGGCCGCCGATCCGGAGCTCGACGCCGCCGCGGGCGCCGCGCTGGCCGAGTCCGCGAAGGACCGCCACGAGCATCAGCTGGTTATCGGCACCATGGCGCAAGCGCTGCGACCGCTCTGCAGCGAGCTGACGATCGCGCCGCGGCCCACCCTGAGCCGCACCAGCGCGCTGTGGCATCTGAGCACACCGATCACTGGTCGGTTACGCGATACGTCCACTACCGCAATCGATCTGACGCTCGCGCTGCATCCCACCCCAGCGGTCGGCGGAGTGCCCACCGATGCCGCCGCCCGGCTAATTCGAGCACTCGAGGGTGATCGCGGCTTCTACGCCGGCGCGGTCGGCTGGTGCGACGCCCGCGGTGACGGACGCTGGGTGGTCACAATCCGCGGCGCACAACTTTCCGCCGACCGGCGCTCGGCGCTGGCCCACGCAGGTGGCGGTATTGTCGCCGAATCCGACCCGGACGGCGAAGTCGCCGAAACGACAACCAAATTCATCACGATTCTGACCGCGTTAGGGGTTCAACGATGA
- a CDS encoding acid phosphatase, with protein MGVLSHRLVLLRHGETEWSLSGQHTGSTDLELTDNGRAQASATGPTLTNLNLQDPKVISSPRRRAVETAELAGLNVDEETELLAEWDYGSYEGVTTADIHKTDPNWLIWTHGCPGGESVAEVSERADRAVALALDLMASRDVVFVGHGHFSRAIITRWVQLPLVEGSRFGMPTASIALGGFEHGIRQVNALGLPHPNDG; from the coding sequence ATGGGCGTCCTGAGCCACCGGCTGGTGTTGCTTCGCCACGGCGAAACCGAGTGGTCGCTATCTGGCCAGCACACCGGCTCCACCGATCTCGAGCTCACCGACAACGGACGGGCCCAGGCGAGCGCCACCGGACCGACGCTGACCAACCTCAATCTCCAGGATCCAAAAGTGATCAGCAGCCCGCGCCGGCGCGCCGTCGAGACGGCCGAGTTGGCCGGCCTCAACGTCGACGAGGAAACCGAGCTGCTGGCCGAATGGGACTACGGGTCCTACGAAGGCGTGACGACGGCAGACATCCATAAAACAGACCCGAACTGGCTGATCTGGACACACGGCTGTCCCGGTGGTGAATCGGTCGCTGAAGTCAGTGAGCGGGCAGACCGAGCCGTTGCGCTGGCGCTGGATCTGATGGCTTCTCGTGACGTCGTCTTCGTCGGTCATGGCCACTTCTCCCGAGCCATCATCACTCGTTGGGTGCAATTGCCGCTCGTCGAAGGCAGTCGCTTCGGTATGCCCACGGCTTCCATCGCCCTCGGCGGCTTCGAACACGGCATCCGCCAAGTGAATGCGCTGGGCCTGCCCCATCCCAATGACGGCTGA
- a CDS encoding ParA family protein yields the protein MKGTRVLAVANQKGGVAKTTTVASLGAAIADAGKRVLLVDLDPQGCLTFSLGQDPDKLPVSVHEVLLGDVEPSAALVQTTEGMTLLPANIDLAGAEAMLLMRAGREYALKRALEKLGDDFDVVVIDCPPSLGVLTLNGLTAADEVIVPLQCETLAHRGVGQFLRTVNDVQQITNPKLALLGALPTLYDPRTTHTRDVLLDVADRYDLPVLAPPIPRTVRFAEASASGSSVLSARKNKGASAYQELAQALLKHWKSGKALPTFAIEA from the coding sequence ATGAAGGGGACCCGAGTGCTGGCGGTAGCCAACCAGAAGGGCGGGGTGGCCAAGACGACGACGGTCGCGTCGCTGGGTGCGGCGATCGCAGACGCAGGCAAGCGCGTGCTGCTGGTCGATCTGGATCCGCAGGGCTGTCTGACATTCTCGCTCGGCCAGGACCCGGACAAGCTGCCGGTGTCGGTGCACGAGGTGTTACTCGGCGACGTCGAACCCAGCGCCGCGCTGGTCCAGACGACTGAAGGGATGACGCTGCTACCGGCGAACATCGACCTGGCTGGCGCCGAGGCGATGCTTCTGATGCGGGCCGGCCGCGAATACGCGCTGAAGCGGGCGCTCGAGAAACTGGGCGACGACTTCGACGTGGTCGTGATCGACTGCCCGCCATCGCTGGGTGTGCTGACCCTGAACGGGCTGACCGCCGCCGACGAGGTGATCGTGCCGCTGCAGTGCGAGACTCTCGCGCACCGCGGGGTCGGCCAGTTCCTGCGGACCGTCAACGACGTCCAGCAGATCACCAACCCCAAGCTGGCGCTGCTGGGTGCGTTGCCGACGCTCTACGACCCCCGCACCACGCACACGCGCGATGTACTGCTCGACGTCGCAGACCGCTACGACCTGCCGGTGCTGGCGCCGCCGATCCCGCGTACGGTGCGCTTCGCCGAGGCCAGCGCGTCAGGCTCGTCGGTGTTGTCGGCACGCAAGAACAAAGGTGCATCCGCCTACCAGGAATTGGCGCAGGCGCTGCTGAAGCACTGGAAGTCGGGCAAGGCGCTGCCGACATTCGCGATCGAGGCTTAA
- a CDS encoding Rv3212 family protein: MVKPERRTKTDLLAAAAIATVTVAVAAVIWWTSDARATVSRPAAVPAPNPTPAHAVPTSLRELWHANSAATAQPVAVAGTVVTGDGRGVEGRDPATGAVRWTYSRDTDLCGVSWVYRYAVAVYRDDRGCGQVSTLDAGTGQRGPARSSYSNRKVELSSDGTTVLSAGDTRLELWRSDMVRMLSYGEIDAPVKPTSKGLHTGCRLASAAASSSAVSVFEACGRQADLRLTLLRPAKEEDEPDQRNLAEPGIGADSGAKVLAVSETRTAIYLPAPQPRVDVIDETGTTIGSTLLPEPPLTSNVVTRSSNLITWWTGRRVMVFDAANLTYRYSVGPAGDSTPAGPATLMAGRLIVPVTDGIAVCDPVTGVGEDFLPVRRPPSQAPVIPLASGSQLLEQRGTTLVALG, encoded by the coding sequence ATGGTCAAGCCGGAACGCCGCACCAAGACTGATCTGCTGGCCGCGGCCGCGATCGCGACGGTGACCGTCGCCGTCGCGGCTGTGATCTGGTGGACCAGCGACGCGCGGGCGACCGTCAGCCGCCCGGCGGCTGTGCCCGCGCCCAACCCGACGCCCGCGCATGCGGTGCCGACGTCGTTGCGGGAGCTCTGGCACGCCAACAGTGCGGCGACGGCGCAGCCGGTCGCCGTGGCCGGAACCGTCGTCACCGGCGACGGTCGTGGCGTCGAGGGCCGCGACCCGGCCACCGGCGCCGTTCGCTGGACCTACTCGCGCGACACCGACTTGTGCGGCGTCTCATGGGTATATCGCTACGCGGTAGCGGTATACCGCGACGACCGGGGTTGCGGCCAGGTCAGCACACTCGACGCAGGCACCGGCCAGCGGGGGCCGGCCCGCAGCAGCTACAGCAATCGGAAGGTCGAGCTGTCCTCGGATGGCACGACAGTGTTGTCGGCCGGCGATACCCGTCTCGAGTTGTGGCGTTCGGACATGGTCCGGATGCTGTCCTACGGCGAGATCGACGCGCCGGTGAAGCCGACATCGAAGGGCCTGCACACCGGCTGCCGTCTGGCGTCGGCCGCAGCCAGTTCGTCGGCGGTGTCGGTGTTCGAGGCGTGCGGGCGCCAGGCCGACCTGCGGCTCACTCTGCTGCGACCGGCCAAGGAAGAAGACGAGCCTGACCAGCGCAACCTCGCTGAACCGGGCATCGGCGCCGATTCGGGTGCCAAAGTTCTGGCCGTCTCGGAAACCCGGACCGCGATCTACCTGCCCGCGCCGCAGCCCAGGGTCGACGTCATCGACGAGACCGGGACCACGATCGGGAGCACCCTGCTGCCCGAGCCACCGCTGACCTCCAACGTGGTGACCCGCTCCAGCAACTTGATCACCTGGTGGACGGGCAGGCGCGTGATGGTATTCGACGCGGCGAACCTGACTTACCGCTATTCGGTTGGGCCCGCGGGCGATTCGACTCCGGCGGGCCCGGCCACATTGATGGCCGGCAGACTAATAGTCCCAGTCACCGACGGAATCGCCGTCTGCGATCCGGTCACCGGGGTGGGCGAGGACTTCCTGCCGGTGCGCCGACCGCCGAGCCAGGCGCCGGTGATCCCACTCGCATCGGGCTCCCAGCTGCTCGAACAGCGCGGCACGACGCTCGTCGCGTTGGGTTAG
- a CDS encoding DEAD/DEAH box helicase, translating into MTPDLPEPKATFADLGIRAEIVRALGEKGIEYPFAIQELTLPLALTGDDLIGQARTGMGKTFAFGVPLLQRITTSGPDRPLNGTPRALIVVPTRELCLQVHGDLSDAAKYLNAEDGRPLSVVSIYGGRPYEPQVEALRAGADVVVGTPGRLLDLAQQGHLQLGGLSVLVLDEADEMLDLGFLPDIERILRQIPDERQSMLFSATMPDPIITLARTFMNQPTHIRAEAPHSSAVHDSTTQFVYRAHALDKVELVSRVLQARGRGATMIFTRTKRTAQKVADELAERGFAVGAVHGDLGQIAREKALKQFRSGAIDVLVATDVAARGIDIDDITHVINYQIPEDEQAYVHRIGRTGRAGKTGIAVTLVDWDELPRWTMIDKALGLSYPEPAETYSNSPHIYVDLDIPTDTTGRIGAPKKSPVKRSPSVGDRGSSDQAPARKSTRQRRRTRGGQSATGHSVTNGETDGSAAPEGASDAPSGDGTRARRRRRRPRKAAGAEAPVATAN; encoded by the coding sequence ATCACACCTGACCTACCTGAGCCCAAGGCCACCTTCGCCGACCTCGGTATCCGCGCCGAAATAGTGCGAGCGCTCGGCGAGAAGGGCATCGAGTATCCCTTCGCCATTCAGGAGCTCACCCTTCCACTGGCGCTCACCGGCGACGACCTGATCGGCCAGGCCCGCACTGGCATGGGCAAGACGTTCGCCTTCGGCGTTCCGCTGTTACAGCGGATCACCACATCTGGCCCAGACCGACCGCTGAACGGAACACCCAGGGCATTGATTGTGGTGCCCACCCGCGAGCTGTGCCTGCAGGTGCATGGCGACCTCTCCGACGCCGCCAAGTACCTCAACGCTGAGGACGGGCGCCCGCTGTCAGTGGTATCGATTTACGGCGGTCGACCGTACGAGCCGCAGGTCGAGGCGCTGCGCGCCGGAGCGGACGTCGTGGTCGGAACGCCGGGACGGCTGCTCGACCTGGCCCAGCAGGGCCACCTGCAGCTCGGCGGCCTGTCGGTACTGGTACTGGACGAGGCCGACGAGATGCTTGACCTCGGCTTCCTGCCCGACATCGAGCGCATCCTGCGCCAGATCCCTGACGAGCGGCAGTCGATGCTGTTCTCGGCGACCATGCCGGACCCGATCATCACGCTGGCCCGCACCTTCATGAATCAGCCGACCCACATCCGGGCCGAGGCGCCGCACTCGTCAGCCGTCCACGACAGCACCACGCAGTTCGTCTACCGAGCCCACGCTCTGGACAAGGTCGAGCTGGTCAGCCGGGTCTTGCAGGCTCGCGGCCGCGGCGCCACGATGATCTTCACCCGCACCAAGCGCACCGCCCAGAAAGTCGCCGACGAACTCGCCGAGCGCGGTTTCGCCGTCGGCGCCGTGCACGGTGACCTCGGGCAGATCGCCCGCGAGAAGGCGCTGAAGCAGTTCCGGTCCGGCGCCATCGACGTGCTGGTCGCCACCGATGTCGCGGCCCGCGGCATCGACATCGATGACATCACCCACGTCATCAATTACCAGATCCCCGAAGACGAGCAGGCTTACGTGCACCGTATCGGCCGGACCGGCCGAGCCGGCAAGACCGGCATCGCCGTCACGCTGGTCGACTGGGACGAGCTGCCCCGCTGGACAATGATCGACAAGGCGCTCGGCCTGAGCTACCCGGAGCCGGCCGAGACGTACTCGAACTCTCCGCACATCTACGTCGATCTGGACATCCCGACCGACACGACGGGCCGCATCGGGGCGCCGAAGAAGTCTCCGGTGAAGCGCAGCCCGTCCGTCGGTGACCGCGGCAGCAGTGACCAAGCACCGGCGCGGAAGAGCACCCGCCAGCGCCGTCGTACCCGTGGCGGCCAATCCGCGACCGGCCACTCCGTGACCAACGGCGAGACCGACGGATCGGCAGCACCCGAAGGCGCTTCCGACGCACCGTCCGGTGACGGGACCCGCGCGCGGCGTCGCCGGCGTCGTCCCCGCAAAGCCGCGGGCGCCGAAGCTCCCGTGGCCACCGCGAACTGA
- a CDS encoding ferritin-like fold-containing protein produces the protein MTPLSPGDKLADPPPTRLPADHPGVVELFALLAYGEVAAFYRLTDEARMAPDLRGRISMASMAAAEMAHFETLCDALESRGVDVLPAISKYASALEGYHRLTTPSTWLEALVKTYIGDALAADFYLEIADALPDEVADVVRSTMSETGHSQFVVAEVRAAVTKSNKQRSRLALWSRRLLGEAITQAQYVLAEHDELVDLVVSRTDGLAQLSGFFDRLQRTHDERTRELGLA, from the coding sequence ATGACTCCGCTTTCGCCGGGTGACAAGCTGGCCGATCCGCCGCCGACGAGGCTCCCCGCGGACCATCCCGGCGTCGTCGAACTTTTCGCGCTGCTGGCCTATGGCGAGGTCGCGGCGTTCTACCGGCTCACCGACGAGGCGCGGATGGCTCCGGACCTGCGCGGCCGAATCTCGATGGCAAGCATGGCCGCCGCGGAGATGGCTCACTTTGAAACGCTCTGCGACGCGTTGGAAAGCCGTGGTGTCGACGTGCTGCCGGCCATTTCGAAGTACGCCTCCGCGCTCGAGGGATATCACCGACTCACTACCCCGAGCACCTGGCTGGAGGCCTTAGTCAAGACGTACATCGGGGACGCGCTGGCGGCCGACTTTTACCTCGAGATCGCCGATGCGCTGCCCGACGAGGTGGCCGATGTCGTGCGCTCGACGATGTCGGAGACCGGGCACTCGCAGTTCGTGGTCGCCGAGGTGCGCGCCGCGGTCACCAAGAGCAACAAGCAGCGCAGCCGGCTGGCGTTGTGGTCGCGCCGTCTGCTCGGCGAAGCGATCACCCAGGCGCAGTATGTGCTCGCCGAGCACGACGAACTGGTCGACCTGGTGGTGTCGAGGACCGACGGTCTAGCGCAGCTCAGCGGCTTCTTCGACCGATTGCAGCGCACTCACGACGAGCGGACGCGCGAACTGGGCCTGGCCTAG
- a CDS encoding MmpS family transport accessory protein, which produces MNYLDRELQDYDADTVDDLYADGDDPSADERWRPVAAIAGIVFVLAMIATVVIVNGGDSASTSATVVVPPSHSTSPRLVPALPPETVTTVTPTSRPPSPTATSTVPSETPPPQTTPPIAPDVAARTFVYRVTGTKGLLDLVTVVYTDASGAPQTDFNVSLPWSRTVVLNPGVSTRSVVATSLTGRLNCSIADSVGQNVAISTSSTMIAACTP; this is translated from the coding sequence ATGAATTACCTGGACCGCGAGCTTCAGGACTACGACGCCGACACCGTCGACGACCTCTACGCCGACGGCGATGACCCGTCGGCCGATGAGCGCTGGCGACCAGTCGCGGCGATCGCCGGGATCGTCTTCGTGCTCGCCATGATCGCCACCGTCGTGATCGTCAACGGCGGTGACAGCGCCTCGACATCGGCGACGGTCGTGGTGCCGCCGAGCCACAGCACGTCGCCGCGGTTGGTCCCGGCGCTACCGCCGGAGACGGTTACTACCGTGACGCCGACGTCGCGTCCGCCCAGCCCGACGGCGACCAGCACCGTGCCGAGCGAGACGCCGCCACCGCAGACCACCCCACCGATCGCACCGGACGTGGCCGCCCGCACCTTCGTGTACCGAGTGACCGGTACCAAGGGCCTGCTGGATCTGGTCACGGTCGTTTACACCGACGCGTCCGGTGCGCCGCAGACCGACTTCAACGTGTCACTGCCCTGGTCGCGAACCGTCGTGCTCAACCCCGGCGTGAGCACGCGATCGGTTGTGGCGACCAGCCTGACCGGCCGCCTGAACTGCTCGATCGCCGACAGTGTGGGTCAGAACGTCGCGATCTCGACCAGCAGCACGATGATCGCCGCCTGCACGCCCTAG
- a CDS encoding DUF3107 domain-containing protein gives MEVKIGITDSPRELVFTSAQTPSEVEELVANALSKDADVLGLTDEKGRRFLINSAKIAYVEIGAADSRRVGFGIGIGGSAAKSGASTTG, from the coding sequence GTGGAGGTCAAGATCGGTATCACGGACAGCCCGCGTGAGTTGGTCTTCACCAGCGCGCAGACGCCGAGCGAAGTCGAGGAGCTGGTCGCCAATGCGCTGTCCAAGGACGCCGACGTGCTGGGCCTGACCGACGAGAAGGGTCGCCGCTTCCTGATCAACTCGGCCAAGATCGCCTACGTCGAGATCGGCGCCGCCGACTCGCGCCGCGTCGGCTTCGGGATCGGGATCGGCGGGAGCGCCGCTAAGAGCGGGGCCTCTACGACCGGGTAA